From one Lycorma delicatula isolate Av1 chromosome 2, ASM4794821v1, whole genome shotgun sequence genomic stretch:
- the LOC142319021 gene encoding alpha-aspartyl dipeptidase-like isoform X1, translating to MTGKNLLLLSSSKYDGFGYLGFAKNEITTFFKEKNVSRILFIPYALFDYEQYTETVRKPLKEFGFDVTSIHTFKFPEEAIDNAQAIFIGGGNTFKLLSTLYENNLITKIQQKVTKEGVPYMGCSAGTNVATVNICTTNDMPIIYPPSFSALNLVPFNINPHYLDPDVNSVHQGETREQRINQYHEIPNTPPVVGLREGSLLHLNGNKLTLKGDRKARLFIRGQQPVEYETNSDLSFLLQ from the exons ATGACTGGTAAAAACCTTTTGCTTCTTTCCAGTTCTAAATATGATGGTTTTGGGTATCTGGGATTTGCCAAGAATgaaataactacattttttaaggA gaAAAATGTCTCGAGAATCTTATTTATACCGTATGCTCTTTTTGATTATGAACAATATACTGAGACGGTTAGAAAACCATTAAAAGAGTTTG GCTTTGATGTAACGAGtattcatacatttaaatttccTGAAGAAGCTATAGATAATGCACAAGCAATTTTTATTGGTGGTGGAAACACCTTTAAACTGTTGAGTACGctttatgaaaataatcttataacaaaaattcaacaGAAAGTCACTAAG gaagGTGTACCATACATGGGTTGCAGTGCTGGGACAAATGTAGCAACAGTGAACATCTGTACTACCAATGACATGCCAATCATTTATCCCCCATCTTTCAGTGCACTTAATTTAGTACCGTTCAACATAAATCCACATTATTTAGATCCAGATGTAAATTCTGTACATCAAGGT gAGACAAGAGAACAAAGAATAAACCAGTATCATGAAATTCCTAATACGCCACCAGTTGTCGGTTTAAGAGAAGGAAGTCTGCTACATTTGAATGGGAACAAACTTACCTTGAAAGGTGATAGAAAGGCAAGACTTTTTATCAG GGGTCAGCAGCCAGTTGAATATGAAACTAACTCGGATTTGAGTTTTTTACTGCAGTAA
- the LOC142319021 gene encoding alpha-aspartyl dipeptidase-like isoform X2, translating into MLLKNVSRILFIPYALFDYEQYTETVRKPLKEFGFDVTSIHTFKFPEEAIDNAQAIFIGGGNTFKLLSTLYENNLITKIQQKVTKEGVPYMGCSAGTNVATVNICTTNDMPIIYPPSFSALNLVPFNINPHYLDPDVNSVHQGETREQRINQYHEIPNTPPVVGLREGSLLHLNGNKLTLKGDRKARLFIRGQQPVEYETNSDLSFLLQ; encoded by the exons ATGTTATT gaAAAATGTCTCGAGAATCTTATTTATACCGTATGCTCTTTTTGATTATGAACAATATACTGAGACGGTTAGAAAACCATTAAAAGAGTTTG GCTTTGATGTAACGAGtattcatacatttaaatttccTGAAGAAGCTATAGATAATGCACAAGCAATTTTTATTGGTGGTGGAAACACCTTTAAACTGTTGAGTACGctttatgaaaataatcttataacaaaaattcaacaGAAAGTCACTAAG gaagGTGTACCATACATGGGTTGCAGTGCTGGGACAAATGTAGCAACAGTGAACATCTGTACTACCAATGACATGCCAATCATTTATCCCCCATCTTTCAGTGCACTTAATTTAGTACCGTTCAACATAAATCCACATTATTTAGATCCAGATGTAAATTCTGTACATCAAGGT gAGACAAGAGAACAAAGAATAAACCAGTATCATGAAATTCCTAATACGCCACCAGTTGTCGGTTTAAGAGAAGGAAGTCTGCTACATTTGAATGGGAACAAACTTACCTTGAAAGGTGATAGAAAGGCAAGACTTTTTATCAG GGGTCAGCAGCCAGTTGAATATGAAACTAACTCGGATTTGAGTTTTTTACTGCAGTAA